The DNA segment GACGGGCGATTTCTTTACGTGTCGTACGGAGGATGCGTGGGTTGACGAGCTCTCCGGCACGGTGTGAACGGCGGCTCTCAAAGAGGTCTTGGCGCTTAGCGGCAAGCTGCTCTGTCACACTGGCGGCTGGCTTCTCTGACTTAGGGGTAGACGTTTTGGTTGTCTTTTTAGGTTCAGCCAT comes from the Candidatus Saccharimonas aalborgensis genome and includes:
- the rpmC gene encoding 50S ribosomal protein L29, producing the protein MAEPKKTTKTSTPKSEKPAASVTEQLAAKRQDLFESRRSHRAGELVNPRILRTTRKEIARLMTAKRAAELAGKEGN